From the Anguilla anguilla isolate fAngAng1 chromosome 6, fAngAng1.pri, whole genome shotgun sequence genome, one window contains:
- the LOC118230085 gene encoding myomegalin-like isoform X5, translated as MKETCRICARELLGNQRRWIFHPASKLDLRALLSYALGHQLTRDGRGEFACSKCVFMLTRMYRFDTVIARVEALSIGQLWRLLLEKDRLRQCIRGLYRRSNSDEPGEAPEIRIDGKADNFIPPDANYSTLLQRDCAYCVYESWAELEDQTLECTPSLLCHHPCLLRVSAQHSRRCRRCTPLRVADSDYEAVCKVPRKVARSVSCGPARYSSSSPGSHCGEAPIAAATIPTGSPTPCPGSALESLDMGVDDSREAQCWDSPTEEHADLALAQRVARECAYRPVPRLPGSRLPILGKPGSPGTGERATMSNPHFGTSNVQGPYKFPSRVDPASDLELPDLEELWHDAHAEYLPFHFRQNLIEEQQAQLNQYECAAGQCVSELQKAQLQVQSLQAKIHESETNNEKLQEKLCEMESELRSIRQAAQCQERTIQGLSESVSTKDSEAEELYRVIEGQNDTLCKLREMAQCSQLQQLQALEMGQEAGQNPAFGAEFLALQNSLFSTQLELEGSQRARRQMERQAADHIRARDRLHADLQEALQSLEKTEKHNQEMRCALQQARCELQVNEGQVKEKEGERQMEVEEREKTIRQLRISLKDKERLLEEYSELMDHSRDPSESRDTLLDKLRKRIKERDKALECSIDDKFHCLEEKEEEVRQLQLTLRDKERDMDRLRCVLTNNEDTITSLDRMVQGKDLELEQVSEAYRKLQWLKQEAEERHGRSLQERDAIIGQLQNSLQMRTKEVEELTASLVSKVSADSSEVVEKLRLHLQLKEHLFKEVLSDRAQQAQEHSTEVQELLSTISARDQYIKESAGRLRQAIGERMGELQEVRSQLIAREREVRELNLERERQDREPHLELEHLQSQLREKEALIQNLVEGREEPMVITTQGETAQGSCDATTRRQEVEAVEEELKLVLKKEKEAQLEVSTLRSALTSQEEEVCSLSGQVEALTASIHAKEDLIKDMQRHLVEPSDLPLVEELTNELQALREDRAQQDSTSTDRQQHLLDQLILEYGSLNAALRTEMKLYHSLTQTHGQGEGSWKTLQTELNSVQALRGQLEEVLARTRNAALAGEAAANPQPDFGELSTDEEGEEEEEEEEEEEEEEEEDGSSEFTDSIEEEDSKLTARTLATTMDSGVVCKQEDPRQGPEKRMLSQSAAVDGRGLAEWRVEVQQLLEQKRAVERELGELKAQLEKAGFASLSQMRTSLLNMQLENSELKKAAGHVTCRGWEQGVTGGLSSVSSGGVTTVTGKDNGIPGPEPTGAGEEAGPAQGKRGAPKVPLQDGQGKRRCTRPLSQDRGGLPSPCHTHPSLAQDEEPGRSRRGAWEQVEVGLRSELALSRQESRDLQERLMVSEATVQAQAEQLKDYRELLTETSVEQASKQVQVDLQDLGYETCGRSENEAEREDTSSPEFDDLEMCTSLSGQQVHGARWWGKGDPGTGQEDEDVEALRRHVRDLRAQLSRSTKAVRNLQARVRSLSATSDYASSLERPRKVNWSFQPSPAHSAAEEDEGWQSDGPGHAPEPRPNRALRELVSRVASLEAQLKSSKLEGKSVAEDPKSATWPGKYNTLIQAQARELSHLRQAMREGRGVCHILSQHLGDTTKAFEELLRANDIDYYMGQSFRQQLAQSIALAQRVGTKISGWDRSELPDDKMGHELLALRLSKELQQKDKIIESLHTKLQQHADTPSSGHALSESTDQSDRTSFVSDEQGSTNEDLELCSDMEGPSEYVPEERSARAGHMQITDSPPKNGTPSQHIAIPSPTTASHGVQSSASCPSTPHDPVKTQVQEGLYSGPVSSSLPVPLTRYCPDLTPFDPRSPLVGPGGFSLGDIHQELEILQKELGESFSVPHMKALSDLPPDAHSYPELSSYLPLSHQAFRQPQLTSTDRSATLKGDVDVLENSALWEAPHASLPVKAGTYGTISSGSSGYRSGTNYTGTDLIEEHLREIRGLRQQLEDSVRTNERLRQQLEDRLASVGRNSGAPTNIYIQGLESLSQLTNENRALKEEVLALQARLQASRDSCKEVEHLQEEVLMGRAQLKEVELEVEEWREEVRRLQAHGCQQGQEIQQLKQERQTSQEHNNRLHHEVNLLQQQLSESRRLLHSLQCELQVYDRMCRSGKNPYSGYGGELTYPGTPSSQELGELLVEVRGLRAQLERSVQENGALRAQLEQQLGGAVVVARGDRRPHTIPVSPQRDGVYKRQLFHDPAPSPPVRDTGLFNSASPYASLTGLEDPQLTANDALDPHADLEGEAPDGSFANKNGRHAVGHVDDFTALRQQVLEGKALVHKMKGALLDLDPSEVPDYGGVTDLLADAKTLQQILEEAASLLKMFWRAALPDSERLAQHVQKEQALQKEVHNLKLQVTKQDEVLQGTVERLRSTNRTKEGMERFIISQLSRTRDVLKKARSNLQLRSLEGPGISLLIGVS; from the exons ATGAAGGAGACGTGCAGGATCTGCGCCCGCGAGCTGCTGGGTAATCAGCGGCGCTGGATCTTCCACCCGGCCTCCAAGCTTGACCTGCGGGCACTGCTGTCCTACGCATTGGGCCACCAGCTGACCCGCGACGGCCGGGGCGAGTTTGCCTGCAGCAAGTGCGTGTTCATGCTGACCCGCATGTACCGCTTCGACACGGTCATCGCCCGCGTGGAGGCCCTGTCCATCGGCCAACTCTGGAGGCTGCTCCTGGAGAAGGACCGGCTGCGGCAGTGCATCAGGGGGCTGTACCGCCGAAGCAACAGCGACGAGCCAGGAGAGGCGCCCGAGATAAGGATTGACGGCAAGGCGGACAACTTCATCCCGCCTGATGCCAACTATAGCACCCTACTCCAGAGGGACTGTGCCTACTGCGTGTACGAGTCCTGGGCGGAACTGGAGGACCAGACGCTGGagtgcaccccctccctcctctgccaCCACCCGTGCCTTTTGCGGGTCTCTGCCCAGCACAGTAGGAGGTGCCGGAGGTGCACCCCCCTGCGTGTGGCCGACTCGGACTATGAGGCGGTGTGCAAGGTCCCCCGTAAGGTCGCCCGGAGCGTCTCCTGTGGGCCCGCCAGGTACTCATCCAGCAGCCCAGGAAGCCACTGCGGAGAGGCGCCCATCGCCGCGGCAACAATACCTACGGGCTCCCCAACACCTTGCCCCGGGTCAGCTTTGGAGTCCCTGGACATGGGCGTTGATGATTCCAGGGAGGCCCAGTGCTGGGACTCCCCAACTGAGGAGCATGCGGACCTGGCGTTGGCCCAACGTGTGGCCAGGGAGTGTGCCTACAGGCCTGTACCCCGCCTGCCAGGCAGCCGGCTGCCCATCCTCGGCAAACCGGGCTCCCCTGGCACTGGGGAAAGAGCAACCATGTCAAACCCACACTTTGGGACCTCCAACGTCCAGGGACCGTACAAATTCCCCTCTCGGGTGGATCCAGCTAGCGACCTGGAGCTGCCAGATCTGGAGGAGCTCTGGCATGATGCCCATGCGGAGTACCTGCCGTTCCACTTCCGGCAG AACCTGATTGAagagcagcaggcccagctgaaCCAGTATGAATGCGCGGCGGGCCAATGCGTCAGTGAGCTGCAGAAGGCCCAGCTGCAGGTGCAGTCCCTGCAGGCCAAGATCCATGAGAGTGAGACCAACAACGAG aagctgcAGGAGAAGCTGTGCGAGATGGAGTCAGAGCTGCGCTCCATCAGGCAGGCCGCGCAGTGTCAGGAGCGCACCATCCAGGGACTGAGCGAGTCCGTCTCCACCAAAGACAGCGAG GCGGAGGAGCTGTACCGTGTCATCGAGGGACAGAATGACACGCTGTGCAAACTGCGCGAGATGGCCCAgtgcagccagctgcagcagctgcag GCGTTGGAGATGGGGCAGGAGGCAGGGCAGAACCCGGCTTTTGGGGCAGAGTTCCTGGCTCTGCAGAACTCCCTCTTCTCCAcccagctggagctggagggcAGCCAGCGGGCCCGGCGGCAGATGGAGAGGCAGGCGGCTGACCACATCCGTGCTCGCGACCGCCTCCACGCCgacctgcaggaggcgctgcaAAGCCTGGAGAAAACGGAGAAGCACAACCAG gagATGCGCTGTGCTCTTCAGCAGGCTCGCTGTGAGCTGCAGGTAAACGAGGGGCAggtgaaagagaaggagggagagagacaaatggaggtggaggagagagagaagaccaTCAGACAGCTAAGAATCTCCCTGAAGGACAAAGAACGCCTGCTGGAG GAATATTCAGAACTCATGGACCATTCGCGAGACCCCAGTGAGTCCAGGGACACCCTTCTGGACAAGCTGAGGAAGCGCATCAAAGAAAGGGATAAAGCTCTGGAG tgCTCCATCGATGACAAGTTCCACTgtctggaggagaaggaggaggaggtgcggcaGCTACAGCTCACCCTCAGGGACAAGGAGAGAGACATGGACAGACTGCGCTGTGTCCTGACCAACAACGAGGATACCATCACT AGCCTGGACAGGATGGTGCAAGGAAAGGatctggagctggagcaggtgtCAGAGGCCTACAGGAAACTGCAGTggctgaaacaggaagcagaggagcGTCATGGGCGGAGCCTCCAAGAGCGGGACGCCATAATTGGCCAGCTGCAGAACTCTCTCCAGATGCGCACCAAGGAAGTTGAG gAGCTGACTGCATCGCTGGTCAGTAAGGTCTCAGCAGACTCCAGCGAGGTGGTGGAGAAGCTGAGGCTGCATCTCCAGCTGAAGGAGCATCTTTTCAAGGAGGTTCTGTCTGACCGGGCCCAGCAGGCCCAGGAGCACAGCACCGAGGTCCAGGAACTGCTCAGCACCATCAGCGCCAGAGACCAGTACATAAAG GAGTCAGCGGGTCGGCTCAGGCAAGCGATCGGCGAGCGGATGGGCGAGCTGCAGGAGGTGCGCAGTCAGCTGATCGCCcgggagagggaggtgagagagCTGAACCTTGAGAGGGAACGGCAGGACCGAGAGCCACACCTCGAGCTGGAACATCTGCAGAGCCAGCTGCGTGAGAAAGAGGCgctcatacag AACCTGGTGGAAGGCCGGGAGGAGCCCATGGTCATCACCACGCAAGGAGAGACAGCGCAGG GATCATGTGACGCCACCACCAGGAGGCAGGAGGTGGAGGCGgtagaggaggagctgaagctggtgttgaagaaggagaaggaggctCAG CTGGAAGTCTCCACCCTGCGCTCCGCCCTGaccagccaggaggaggaggtgtgctCCCTGTCCGGTCAGGTGGAGGCACTCACTGCAAGCATCCATGCCAAAGAGGATCTCATCAAG GACATGCAAAGGCATCTGGTGGAGCCCTCTGACTTGCCATTGGTAGAGGAGCTGACCAATGAGCTACAGGCACTCAGAGAGGACAGAGCTCAGCAAGACTCCACCAGCACTGACCGCCAG CAGCATCTTCTGGACCAGCTCATACTGGAGTACGGCAGCCTGAACGCAGCCCTGAGGACCGAGATGAAGTTGTATCACAGCCTGACTCAGACACACGGCCAAGGAGAGGG GTCTTGGAAGACCCTGCAGACGGAGTTGAACAGCGTTCAGGCACTGAGAGGACAGCTCGAGGAGGTCCTAGCAAGGACCCGAAATGCCGCCCTGGCAGGGGAAGCAGCGGCGAACCCACAGCCCGATTTTGGAG AGCTCAGTACAGacgaggaaggggaggaggaggaagaggaggaggaggaggaggaggaggaggaagaagaagatggCAGCAGTGAATTCACAGACAGCATTGAGGAAGAAGACAGCAAACTGACAGCTCGAACCCTGGCCACTACAATG GATTCTGGGGTTGTCTGCAAGCAGGAGGACCCACGCCAAGGTCCGGAGAAGAGGATGCTATCCCAGAGTGCAGCAGTggatgggcggggcctggctgAGTGGCGGGTGGAggtgcagcagctgctggagcaGAAGAGGGCAGTGGAGCGGGAGCTGGGGGAGCTGAAGGCACAGCTGGAGAAGGCCGGCTTCGCCTCCCTGTCCCAGATGAG GACCTCACTCCTGAACATGCAGCTGGAGAACAGCGAGCTGAAAAAGGCAGCGGGTCATGTGACGTGCAGAGGGTGGGAGCAAGGTGTGACGGGTGGACTGAGCAGTGTCAGCAGTGGGGGTGTAACCACGGTGACGGGGAAGGACAACGGCATCCCGGGACCAGAGCCCACGGGGGCTGgtgaggaggcggggccggctCAGGGCAAACGTGGAGCCCCAAAAGTTCCGCTGCAGGACGGGCAGGGGAAGAGGAGGTGCACCCGGCCTCTGTCTCAGGACCGGGGGGGTCTGCCATCCCCTTGTCACACACATCCCTCACTTGCACAG GACGAGGAGCCTGGTAGGAGCAGGCGCGGGGCGtgggagcaggtggaggtggggctTCGGTCGGAGCTGGCTCTGAGCAGGCAGGAGAGCCGGGATCTGCAGGAGAGGCTGATGGTGTCAGAGGCCACAGTTCAGGCCCAGGCGGAGCAGCTGAAGGACTACAGAGAGCTTCTGA CTGAGACGTCAGTGGAGCAGGCCAGTAAGCAGGTTCAAGTGGACCTGCAGGATCTGGGATACGAGACCTGTGGCCGCAGTGAGAACGAGGCGGAGAGAGAAGACACCAGCAGCCCAG AGTTTGACGACCTGGAGATGTGCACCAGCCTGTCGGGGCAGCAGGTGCACGGGGCGCgatggtgggggaagggggaccCCGGCACGGGGCAGGAGGACGAGGACGTGGAGGCGCTCCGGAGACACGTCCGCGACCTGCGCGCCCAGCTCTCCCGCTCCACCAAGGCCGTGCGCAACCTGCAGGCGCGCGTGCGCTCGCTCTCCGCCACCAGCGACTACGCCTCCAGCCTGGAGCGCCCGCGCAAGGTCAACTGGAGCTTCCAGCCGTCGCCCGCCCACAGCGCCGCCGAAGAGGACGAGGGCTGGCAGTCGGACGGCCCGGGCCACGCCCCCGAACCGCGCCCCAACCGGGCCCTCAGGGAGCTGGTGTCCCGCGTGGCCTCTCTGGAGGCCCAGCTGAAGAGCTCCAAGCTGGAGGGCAAGAGCGTTGCAGAGGACCCCAAATCCGCCACCTGGCCAGG GAAGTACAACACGCTGATCCAGGCGCAGGCCCGCGAGCTGTCTCACCTGCGGCAGGCGATGCGGGAGGGCCGGGGCGTGTGCCACATCCTGTCCCAGCACCTGGGCGACACCACCAAGGCCTTCGAGGAGCTGCTGCGCGCCAACGACATCGACTACTACATGGGCCAGAGCTTCCGGCAGCAGCTGGCGCAGAGCATCGCGCTGGCACAGCGCGTTGGCACCAAGATCAGCGGAT GGGATCGCTCAGAACTCCCTGATGACAAAATGGGCCATGAGCTGCTTGCGCTGCG ACTGAGTAAGGAGCTCCAGCAGAAGGACAAGATCATCGAGTCCCTTCACACCAAGCTTCAGCAGCACGCAGATACGCCCTCCAGTGGTCACGCCCTGTCCGAATccactgaccaatcagacaGAACCTCCTTCGTGTCAGACGAGCAGGGCTCCACCAATGAGGACCTGGAGCTATGCTCAGACATGGAGGGCCCCAGCGAGTATGTGCCGGAGGAACGGAGTGCGCGAGCAGGGCACATGCAGATCACAG ATTCACCTCCCAAAAATGGCACTCCATCACAGCACATAGCTATCCCATCACCCACCACTGCATCTCACGGAGTTCAGTCATCTGCTAGCTGTCCCAGTACACCACATGACCCAGTGAAGACTCAGGTCCAAGAAG gCCTGTATTCTGGGCCCGTGTCCAGCTCTCTCCCCGTCCCCCTGACCCGCTACTGCCCTGACCTCACACCCTTTGACCCCCGCTCTCCCCTCGTGGGACCCGGGGGATTCTCCCTGGGCGACATTCACCAGGAGCTTGAGATACTGCAGAAAGAGCTGGGAGAAA GTTTCAGTGTGCCTCATATGAAGGCGCTCTCGGACTTACCCCCAGATGCCCACTCCTACCCTGAGCTCTCCAGCTACCTACCTCTATCCCATCAGGCCTTTCGCCAGCCCCAGCTCACCAGCACTGACAGGAGCGCCACCTTGAAGGGGGACGtggatgtgctggagaacagtgcattgtgggaagcgCCCCATGCCAGTCTGCCAGTGAAGGCTGGTACTTATGGCACAATCTCCTCTGGATCATCTGGCTATCGGTCTGGTACCAATTACACAG GTACTGACCTAATCGAGGAACACCTGAGGGAGATTCGGGGACTGCGGCAGCAGTTGGAGGACTCTGTTCGCACCAACGAGCGACTGAGACAGCAGCTGGAAGACAGGCTGGCCTCAGTGGGCCGAAACAGCG GAGCACCCACAAATATCTACATCCAAGGGCTGGAGTCTCTCAGCCAGCTGACCAATGAGAATCGAGCCCTGAAGGAGGAGGTTCTGGCTCTTCAGGCCCGGCTGCAGGCTAGCAGAG ATAGCTGCAAGGAGGTGGAGCACCTTCAGGAGGAGGTGCTGATGGGGCGGGCACAGCTGAAGGAGGTGGAGTtggaggtggaggagtggaGGGAGGAGGTCAGGAGGCTGCAGGCACATGGCTGCCAGCAGGGCCAGGAGATCcagcagctgaagcaggaaCGGCAGACCAGCCAGGAGCACAACAACCG gctcCACCATGAGGTgaacctgctgcagcagcagctatCGGAGAGCCGCAGGCTCCTGCACTCACTGCAGTGCGAGCTGCAGGTGTACGACCGCATGTGCAGGAGCGGCAAGAACCCCTACTCAG GGTACGGGGGTGAGCTGACGTACCCAGGGACACCGTCGTCCCAGGAGCTGGGGGAGCTGCTGGTGGAGGTCCGCGGCCTCCGGGCGCAGCTGGAGCGCAGCGTGCAGGAGAACGGCGCCCTGCGcgcgcagctggagcagcagctggGCGGGGCCGTCGTCGTCGCCCGCGGCGACCGTCGGCCCCACACCATCCCGGTCAGCCCCCAGCGGGACGGCGTCTACAAGAGGCAGCTGTTCCATG ACCCCGCGCCCTCTCCGCCTGTCAGAGACACAGGGCTGTTTAACAGTGCGTCCCCCTACGCCTCACTCACAGGCCTGGAGGACCCCCAACTCACTGCCAACG ACGCACTGGACCCACACGCGGACCTGGAAGGGGAGGCGCCGGACGGTTCCTTCGCCAACAAGAACGGGCGGCATGCCGTGGGGCACGTGGACGACTTCACCGCCCTCCGgcagcaggtcctggagggGAAGGCGCTGGTGCACAAGATGAAGGGGGCACTGCTGGATCTGGACCCCAGTGAG GTTCCGGACTACGGTGGCGTGACGGACCTCCTGGCCGATGCCAAGACCCTGCAGCAGATCCTGGAGGAGGCCGCCTCTCTCCTGAAGATGTTCTGGAGGGCGGCGCTGCCCGATAGCGAGAGGCTCGCCCAGCACGTCCAAAAG GAGCAGGCCCTGCAGAAGGAGGTGCACAACCTGAAGCTGCAGGTCACAAAGCAGGACGAGGTGCTGCAAGGCACTGTGGAGAGGCTCAGGAGCACCAACCGCACCAAGGAGGGCATGGAGCGCTTTATCATCAGCCAAC tgtcCAGGACACGTGACGTCCTGAAAAAAGCACGATCAAATCTGCAG